From a region of the Mycobacterium intracellulare ATCC 13950 genome:
- a CDS encoding cell division protein PerM, translated as MTRLEDNRAAGARQARDLVRVAFAPAVVALVIIAAVTLIQLLIANSDMTGALGAIASMWLGVHQVPISIGGRELGVMPLLPVLLMVWATARSTARATSPHSSWLVVRWVVASALGGPLLMTAIALAVIHDASSVITELQTPSALRAFLSVLVVHAAGAGIGVWSRVGPRVLAVSSLPYWLGDSLRAASAGLLALLGLSGFVTAGSLVVHWATMQELYGITDSIFGEFSLTLLSMLYAPNVIVGTAAVAVGSSAHIGFATFSSFTVFGGDIPALPVLAAVPRPPLGPVWVALLIIGASSGVAVGQQCARRALPPAAAMVKLLVASAAGALVMSLLAYAGSGQLGNFGHVGVDQGALLLGVFFWFTVIGGITVVLSGGIRPRPRRLRAKPASAAPAEEPADFTDVFDDRVAEEDVFEGPADEPGEGEPGTPAVEGDAGEGEPGSRVAQGDAAEREPGSRVAQGDAAEGEPVSPAAEGEAGSPAAEGEPGPTAAERDPEQ; from the coding sequence GTGACACGGCTAGAGGACAACCGGGCAGCGGGCGCTCGCCAGGCGCGTGACCTCGTCAGGGTCGCGTTCGCCCCGGCCGTGGTGGCGTTGGTCATCATCGCCGCGGTCACGCTCATCCAACTGCTGATCGCCAACAGCGACATGACCGGCGCCCTGGGTGCCATCGCCAGCATGTGGCTCGGCGTGCACCAGGTGCCGATCTCCATCGGTGGCCGCGAACTCGGTGTGATGCCGCTGCTGCCGGTGCTGCTCATGGTCTGGGCCACCGCGCGCAGCACGGCGCGGGCCACCTCGCCGCACTCGTCGTGGCTGGTCGTTCGCTGGGTGGTGGCGTCGGCGCTGGGCGGACCCTTGCTGATGACGGCCATCGCCCTCGCCGTCATCCACGACGCGTCGTCGGTGATCACCGAGCTGCAAACCCCGAGCGCGCTGCGGGCGTTCCTCAGCGTGCTCGTGGTCCACGCAGCCGGCGCGGGAATCGGGGTGTGGTCCCGGGTCGGGCCACGCGTGCTGGCGGTGTCGTCGTTGCCCTATTGGCTGGGCGATTCGCTGCGCGCCGCGTCCGCCGGCCTGCTGGCGTTGCTCGGGCTCTCCGGGTTCGTGACGGCCGGGTCGCTCGTCGTGCACTGGGCGACCATGCAGGAGCTCTACGGCATCACCGATTCGATCTTCGGCGAGTTCAGCCTCACCCTGCTGTCAATGCTGTACGCGCCCAACGTGATTGTGGGCACCGCGGCGGTCGCCGTCGGCTCCAGCGCCCACATCGGTTTCGCGACGTTCAGCTCGTTCACCGTGTTCGGTGGCGATATTCCGGCCTTGCCGGTGTTGGCGGCGGTGCCCAGGCCGCCGCTGGGGCCGGTATGGGTTGCGCTGCTCATCATCGGTGCGTCGTCGGGCGTGGCGGTGGGACAGCAGTGCGCCCGGCGTGCGCTGCCGCCGGCCGCGGCGATGGTCAAGCTGTTGGTCGCCTCGGCCGCCGGGGCTTTGGTGATGTCGCTGCTCGCGTACGCCGGGAGCGGCCAGCTGGGTAACTTCGGCCATGTCGGCGTCGACCAGGGCGCGTTGCTGCTCGGTGTCTTCTTCTGGTTCACGGTGATCGGCGGGATCACCGTGGTGCTGAGTGGGGGGATCAGGCCCCGACCCAGGCGGTTGCGGGCCAAACCCGCGTCCGCCGCACCGGCCGAAGAGCCGGCCGATTTCACCGATGTTTTCGACGATCGGGTGGCGGAGGAGGACGTCTTCGAGGGTCCCGCGGATGAGCCGGGGGAGGGTGAGCCGGGGACTCCGGCGGTGGAGGGCGATGCCGGGGAAGGCGAGCCGGGGTCTCGTGTGGCGCAGGGCGATGCCGCGGAGCGCGAGCCGGGGTCTCGTGTGGCGCAGGGCGATGCCGCGGAGGGCGAGCCGGTGTCTCCCGCCGCGGAGGGCGAGGCGGGGTCTCCCGCAGCGGAGGGCGAGCCGGGACCTACCGCTGCCGAACGCGATCCGGAGCAATAG
- the sucC gene encoding ADP-forming succinate--CoA ligase subunit beta, whose amino-acid sequence MDLFEYQAKELFAKHNVPTTPGRVTDTAEGAREIATEIGRPVMVKAQVKVGGRGKAGGVKYAATPDDAYEHAKNILGLDIKGHVVKKLLVAEASDIAEEYYISFLLDRANRTYLAMCSVEGGMEIEEVAATKPERLAKVPVDAVKGVDLATARSIAEQGHLPAEVLDAAAVTINKLWEVFVAEDATLVEVNPLVRDPKDQILALDGKVTLDANADFRQPGHAEFEDRDATDPLELKAKEHDLNYVKLDGSVGIIGNGAGLVMSTLDVVAYAGEKHGGVKPANFLDIGGGASAEVMAAGLDVILNDKQVKSVFVNVFGGITSCDAVANGIVTALNMLGDEANKPLVVRLDGNNVDEGRRILAQANHPLVIQAETMDAGADKAAELANK is encoded by the coding sequence ATGGACCTTTTCGAGTATCAAGCAAAAGAATTGTTCGCCAAGCACAACGTACCGACTACGCCGGGACGCGTGACCGACACCGCCGAGGGCGCCCGCGAGATCGCCACCGAGATCGGCCGTCCGGTGATGGTCAAGGCGCAGGTGAAGGTCGGCGGGCGCGGCAAGGCCGGCGGCGTCAAGTACGCGGCGACGCCCGACGACGCCTACGAACACGCCAAGAACATCCTCGGTCTCGACATCAAGGGACACGTCGTCAAGAAGCTGCTGGTCGCCGAGGCCAGCGACATCGCCGAGGAGTACTACATCTCCTTCCTGCTGGACCGCGCCAACCGCACCTACCTGGCCATGTGCTCGGTCGAGGGCGGCATGGAAATCGAGGAGGTCGCCGCGACCAAGCCGGAGCGGCTGGCCAAGGTTCCGGTGGACGCCGTCAAGGGTGTCGACCTGGCGACCGCGCGTTCCATCGCCGAGCAGGGCCACCTGCCCGCCGAGGTGCTGGACGCCGCCGCCGTCACCATCAACAAGCTGTGGGAGGTCTTCGTCGCCGAGGACGCCACGCTGGTCGAGGTCAACCCGCTGGTGCGCGACCCCAAAGACCAAATCCTGGCGCTGGACGGCAAGGTCACCCTGGACGCCAACGCCGACTTCCGTCAGCCCGGCCACGCCGAGTTCGAGGACCGCGACGCCACGGACCCGCTGGAGCTCAAGGCCAAGGAGCACGACCTCAACTACGTCAAGCTGGACGGCTCGGTCGGCATCATCGGCAACGGTGCGGGCCTGGTGATGTCCACGCTGGACGTCGTCGCCTACGCGGGCGAGAAGCACGGCGGGGTCAAGCCGGCCAACTTCCTGGACATCGGTGGTGGCGCGTCGGCCGAGGTGATGGCCGCCGGCCTGGACGTCATCCTGAACGACAAGCAGGTCAAGAGCGTCTTCGTGAACGTGTTCGGTGGCATCACCTCCTGCGACGCCGTCGCCAACGGGATCGTGACCGCGCTGAACATGCTCGGCGACGAGGCGAACAAGCCGCTCGTGGTCCGGCTCGACGGCAACAACGTCGACGAAGGCCGGCGCATCCTGGCCCAAGCCAACCACCCGCTGGTGATCCAGGCCGAGACCATGGACGCCGGTGCCGACAAAGCCGCCGAGCTGGCGAACAAGTAA
- a CDS encoding LLM class F420-dependent oxidoreductase has protein sequence MDYGLVLFTSDRGISPATAAKLADDHGFQTFYVPEHTHIPIKREAAHPTTGDASLPDDRYMRTLDPWVSLGAACAVTSRVRLSTAVALPVEHDPITLAKSIATLDHLSGGRVSLGVGFGWNTDELADHNVPPGRRRTMLREYLEAMRALWTEEEASYDGEFVKFGPSWAWPKPVQPHIPVLVGAAGTEKNFKWIARSADGWITTPRDFDIDEPVRLLQDTWAAAGRDGAPQIVALDFKPVPEKLAKWSELGVTEVLFGLPDKPEAEVAAYVERLAGKLAALV, from the coding sequence ATGGATTACGGGCTTGTGCTTTTTACCAGCGACCGCGGCATCTCTCCGGCGACGGCCGCGAAGCTTGCCGATGACCACGGCTTTCAAACCTTCTACGTGCCAGAACACACTCATATCCCGATCAAGCGAGAGGCCGCGCACCCGACGACCGGCGACGCGTCGCTGCCCGACGACCGCTACATGCGCACGCTGGACCCATGGGTGAGCCTGGGCGCCGCCTGTGCCGTCACGTCGCGGGTGCGACTGTCGACCGCGGTGGCGCTGCCGGTCGAACACGACCCGATCACGCTGGCGAAAAGCATTGCCACCCTTGACCATCTCTCCGGCGGACGGGTCAGCCTCGGCGTCGGATTCGGTTGGAACACCGACGAACTCGCCGACCACAACGTGCCGCCCGGGCGCCGGCGCACCATGCTGCGCGAGTACCTCGAAGCGATGCGGGCGCTGTGGACCGAGGAGGAAGCCTCCTACGACGGCGAATTCGTCAAGTTCGGGCCCAGCTGGGCCTGGCCCAAGCCGGTGCAGCCGCACATCCCGGTGCTGGTGGGCGCCGCTGGCACCGAAAAGAACTTCAAGTGGATCGCGCGCAGCGCCGACGGCTGGATCACCACTCCACGCGACTTCGACATCGACGAACCGGTCAGGCTGCTACAGGACACCTGGGCGGCCGCGGGCCGCGACGGCGCCCCGCAGATCGTGGCACTGGACTTCAAGCCCGTCCCCGAAAAGCTCGCCAAGTGGAGCGAGCTGGGCGTGACCGAGGTCCTGTTCGGGCTGCCGGACAAGCCCGAGGCCGAGGTCGCCGCCTACGTCGAACGGCTCGCCGGCAAACTAGCGGCTCTCGTGTAG
- a CDS encoding DUF5336 domain-containing protein, with translation MTYSPGSPGYPPPQSGGTYAGATPSFAKEDDGKSKLPLYLNIAVVVLGLVAYLLNFGPTFTISADLGPGIGGRAGDAGTAVVVALLAALLAGLSLLPKAKSYVGVVAVIAVLGALLAITETINLPAGFAIGWAMWPLVAAIVLQAIAAVVVVLLDSGVITAPTPRPKYDPYSQYGQYGQYGQYGQQPYYGQPGGQQHGGQQGYGSQYGGYGASGAPTQGGAPTGGFGAQPSPQSGSQPSAQHQGSSTPPTGFPSFSPPPNVGGGSDAGSPTNYSEQSGGQSFGQEQQSPSSPSGPAPA, from the coding sequence ATGACCTACTCTCCCGGTAGCCCCGGATACCCACCGCCGCAGTCCGGCGGCACGTATGCAGGCGCCACACCCTCGTTCGCCAAAGAAGACGACGGCAAGAGCAAGCTGCCGCTGTATCTGAACATTGCGGTGGTGGTGCTCGGCTTGGTGGCTTACCTCCTGAACTTCGGGCCCACGTTCACCATCAGCGCCGACCTCGGGCCGGGCATCGGTGGCCGCGCCGGCGATGCCGGTACCGCGGTCGTGGTTGCCCTGCTGGCCGCGCTGCTCGCCGGCCTGAGCCTGCTCCCGAAAGCCAAGAGCTACGTGGGCGTTGTCGCGGTCATCGCGGTGCTGGGAGCGCTGCTGGCTATCACCGAGACGATCAACCTGCCCGCCGGTTTCGCCATCGGCTGGGCGATGTGGCCCCTGGTGGCGGCCATCGTGCTGCAGGCGATCGCCGCGGTCGTCGTCGTGTTGCTGGACTCCGGCGTGATCACGGCGCCGACGCCGCGCCCCAAGTACGACCCCTACTCGCAGTACGGCCAGTACGGGCAATACGGGCAGTACGGCCAGCAGCCCTACTACGGTCAGCCGGGCGGCCAGCAGCACGGCGGCCAGCAGGGATACGGATCGCAATACGGCGGTTATGGCGCCAGCGGTGCGCCGACCCAGGGCGGCGCACCGACCGGCGGTTTCGGCGCCCAGCCTTCGCCGCAGTCGGGCTCGCAGCCGTCCGCGCAGCACCAGGGCTCGTCGACGCCCCCCACCGGCTTCCCCAGCTTCAGCCCGCCGCCGAACGTCGGCGGCGGATCGGACGCCGGTTCACCCACCAACTACTCCGAGCAATCCGGCGGTCAATCCTTCGGCCAGGAGCAGCAGTCGCCGTCCTCACCGTCTGGCCCAGCGCCCGCTTAA
- a CDS encoding acetyl-CoA acetyltransferase, with protein sequence MNLDPNTPVIVGVGQFTERIEDSGYRGMSSVELATAAAQAALHDTGADVTAVAAAIDTVAALRQFEISGRTPAPMGKSNNYPRSVAQRIGAAPARAILEPIGGQGPQHLVTEFAGVIASGEAQVVMIFGSENTSSIRYFADRDKPDHSDTVEGSLEDRGFGYDGLFDDYTVAHGLIGAPAQYGLLENARRARLGLSVADYRREMGELFAPFTKVAAKNPFASSPVERSVDELITVTESNRMICDPYPRLLVARDQVNQGAAALLMSVAAARRLGVPEERWVFLHGHADMVDQPLLDRLDLTYNSASVLAVQEALAVAGVGIDDVSTFDLYSCFPVPVFNFCDGTQLATDDPRGLTLTGGLPYFGGPGNNYSLHGIAETVSEMRDLPGQFGLVAANGGIMSKYSVGVYSTTPVNWKPDNSAALRAEVAARPKMAVTIKADGRATIETYTVRYDWPVRTGLIIGRLDDDGSRFLALSEDPDLVGLLSDGEPLGASIVVRSTDKDNRATLA encoded by the coding sequence ATGAATCTCGACCCGAACACGCCCGTCATCGTCGGCGTGGGGCAGTTCACCGAGCGCATCGAGGACTCCGGCTACCGCGGGATGTCGTCGGTGGAGTTGGCGACGGCGGCGGCGCAGGCCGCGCTGCATGACACCGGGGCCGACGTCACCGCCGTCGCCGCGGCCATCGACACCGTCGCCGCCCTCCGGCAGTTCGAGATCTCCGGGCGCACCCCCGCGCCGATGGGCAAGTCCAACAACTACCCGCGGTCGGTGGCCCAGCGCATCGGCGCCGCGCCGGCCCGCGCGATCCTCGAGCCCATCGGCGGCCAGGGCCCCCAGCATCTGGTCACCGAGTTCGCCGGTGTCATCGCCTCGGGGGAGGCGCAGGTCGTGATGATCTTCGGCTCCGAAAACACGTCCAGCATCCGGTATTTCGCCGACCGGGATAAGCCGGATCATTCCGACACGGTCGAGGGTTCCCTCGAGGACCGCGGGTTCGGATACGACGGCCTGTTCGACGACTACACCGTCGCGCATGGGCTGATCGGAGCGCCGGCCCAGTACGGACTGCTGGAGAACGCGCGCCGCGCCCGGCTGGGCTTGAGCGTCGCCGACTACCGGCGCGAAATGGGCGAGCTGTTCGCCCCGTTCACCAAGGTGGCGGCGAAGAACCCGTTCGCGTCCTCCCCGGTGGAGCGCAGCGTCGACGAGCTGATCACCGTCACCGAGTCCAACCGGATGATCTGCGATCCCTACCCGCGGCTGCTGGTGGCCCGCGATCAGGTCAATCAGGGCGCCGCCGCGCTGCTGATGTCGGTGGCCGCCGCCCGCCGGCTCGGCGTGCCCGAGGAGCGCTGGGTGTTCCTGCACGGCCACGCCGACATGGTGGACCAGCCACTGCTGGACCGCCTCGACCTGACCTACAACTCGGCCTCGGTGCTGGCGGTCCAGGAAGCGCTCGCCGTGGCCGGGGTCGGCATCGACGACGTCTCGACCTTCGACCTCTACAGCTGCTTCCCGGTGCCGGTGTTCAACTTCTGCGACGGGACTCAGCTGGCCACCGACGATCCGCGGGGGCTCACACTCACCGGCGGCCTGCCGTACTTCGGCGGACCGGGCAACAACTACTCACTGCACGGCATCGCCGAAACGGTCAGCGAAATGCGGGATCTTCCAGGGCAATTCGGCCTGGTCGCCGCCAACGGCGGGATCATGAGCAAGTACTCCGTCGGGGTGTACTCGACCACGCCGGTGAATTGGAAGCCCGACAACAGCGCCGCACTGCGCGCCGAGGTCGCGGCCCGCCCCAAGATGGCGGTGACCATCAAGGCCGACGGTCGCGCGACCATCGAGACCTACACCGTGCGCTACGACTGGCCGGTGCGCACCGGCCTCATCATCGGCCGCCTCGACGACGACGGCAGCCGCTTCCTGGCCCTGAGCGAGGACCCCGATCTGGTCGGGTTACTCAGCGACGGCGAGCCGCTGGGGGCTTCGATCGTGGTCCGGTCGACGGATAAGGACAACCGGGCCACGCTGGCCTGA
- a CDS encoding M23 family metallopeptidase, translating into MSRAAGARSAEPHRTEVTEILPLDGFDFDDLDFSDSYDDVGDHAGLDFSNDSTFDNEAQVLLAPELDDLHEVDDLRPRWLAAPATEVLPRVPVEPHTERRLDRARATDVVGAARRGGQHRKQPTSAARGRLLISAMAAGAAAAAAHTATSHADTPKTEAVLTANASALTGGSGSNTVRGPQVIAVEPAATAALHNQELARGVAFANDRAEREARLQQPLYVMPTKGIFTSNFGYRWGVLHAGIDLANSIGTPILAVSDGVVIEAGPAGGYGMLVKLRHADGTVTLYGHINTALVSVGERVMAGDQIATMGNRGNSTGPHLHFEVLQGGTERIDPVPWLAKRGLMVGNYAG; encoded by the coding sequence GTGAGTCGCGCGGCAGGCGCCCGGTCGGCGGAGCCCCATCGCACCGAAGTCACGGAGATCCTTCCGCTCGACGGCTTCGACTTCGATGACCTTGATTTCAGCGATTCCTATGACGACGTCGGCGATCACGCCGGCCTGGACTTCAGCAACGACTCGACGTTCGACAACGAAGCGCAGGTCCTGCTGGCGCCGGAGCTCGACGACCTCCACGAGGTCGACGACCTGAGGCCTCGGTGGCTGGCCGCGCCCGCCACCGAGGTGTTGCCGCGGGTCCCCGTCGAGCCCCACACCGAGCGCCGCCTCGATCGCGCGCGCGCCACCGACGTCGTCGGCGCCGCCCGCCGCGGAGGGCAGCACCGCAAGCAACCCACCAGCGCGGCCCGCGGTCGCCTGCTGATCTCGGCGATGGCCGCCGGCGCCGCCGCCGCAGCCGCCCACACGGCCACCAGCCACGCCGACACCCCCAAGACCGAGGCGGTGCTGACCGCCAACGCGTCCGCGCTCACCGGCGGGTCGGGCAGCAACACCGTCCGAGGCCCTCAGGTGATCGCGGTGGAGCCCGCGGCCACCGCGGCGCTGCACAACCAGGAACTCGCCCGGGGTGTGGCCTTCGCCAACGACCGCGCCGAGCGCGAGGCGCGCTTGCAGCAGCCGCTCTACGTGATGCCGACCAAGGGCATCTTCACCTCCAACTTCGGTTACCGCTGGGGCGTGCTGCACGCCGGCATCGACCTGGCCAACTCGATCGGCACGCCGATCCTGGCCGTGTCCGACGGCGTCGTCATCGAAGCCGGACCGGCCGGCGGCTACGGGATGCTGGTCAAGCTGCGGCACGCCGACGGCACGGTCACGCTCTACGGTCACATCAACACCGCCCTCGTCAGCGTCGGCGAGCGCGTGATGGCCGGCGATCAAATCGCCACCATGGGCAACCGGGGCAATTCGACCGGCCCACACCTGCATTTCGAGGTCCTGCAGGGCGGCACCGAGCGGATCGATCCGGTGCCGTGGCTGGCTAAGCGTGGCCTTATGGTCGGCAACTACGCTGGTTGA
- the sucD gene encoding succinate--CoA ligase subunit alpha codes for MSIFLNKDSKVIVQGITGGEGTKHTALMMKAGTQVVGGVNARKAGTTVSHVDPVGRDVELPVFGTVAEAMKETGANVSVVFVPPKFAKDAIIEAIDAEIPLLVVITEGIPVQDSAYAWAYNVDKGQKTRIIGPNCPGIITPGEALAGITPANISGPGPVGLVSKSGTLTYQMMYELRDFGFSTSIGIGGDPVIGTTHIDAIEAFEKDPDTKVIVMIGEIGGDAEERAADYIKANVSKPVVGYVAGFTAPEGKTMGHAGAIVSGSSGTAAAKKEALEAAGVKVGKTPSETAALAREILQNL; via the coding sequence ATGTCGATCTTTTTGAACAAAGACTCCAAGGTCATCGTCCAGGGCATCACCGGTGGCGAGGGCACCAAGCACACCGCGCTGATGATGAAGGCCGGCACCCAGGTTGTGGGCGGCGTGAACGCCCGCAAGGCCGGCACCACCGTCTCGCACGTGGACCCCGTCGGCAGGGACGTCGAGCTGCCGGTGTTCGGCACCGTCGCCGAAGCGATGAAGGAGACTGGCGCCAACGTGTCGGTCGTCTTCGTCCCGCCGAAATTCGCCAAGGACGCGATCATCGAGGCCATCGACGCCGAGATCCCGCTGCTGGTCGTCATCACCGAGGGAATTCCGGTGCAGGACAGCGCCTATGCGTGGGCTTACAACGTCGACAAGGGGCAGAAGACCCGCATCATCGGGCCGAACTGCCCCGGCATCATCACCCCGGGCGAGGCGCTGGCCGGCATCACCCCCGCCAACATCAGCGGCCCCGGTCCGGTCGGCCTGGTGTCCAAGTCGGGCACCCTGACCTACCAGATGATGTACGAGCTGCGCGATTTCGGCTTCTCCACCTCGATCGGCATCGGTGGTGACCCGGTGATCGGCACCACGCACATCGACGCCATCGAGGCGTTCGAGAAGGACCCCGACACCAAGGTCATCGTGATGATCGGCGAGATCGGCGGCGACGCCGAGGAGCGCGCCGCCGACTACATCAAGGCGAACGTGTCCAAGCCGGTCGTCGGCTACGTCGCGGGATTCACTGCGCCGGAAGGCAAGACGATGGGCCACGCGGGCGCCATCGTGTCCGGCTCGTCGGGCACCGCGGCCGCCAAGAAGGAAGCGCTGGAGGCCGCGGGTGTCAAGGTCGGCAAGACCCCGTCGGAGACCGCGGCGCTCGCCCGGGAGATCCTGCAGAACCTGTAG
- the pcrA gene encoding DNA helicase PcrA, translating to MSVHATDTKPASEADQLLEGLNPQQRQAVVHEGSPLLIVAGAGSGKTAVLTRRIAYLIAARGVGVGQVLAITFTNKAAAEMRERVVRLVGNRARAMWVSTFHSTCVRILRNQASLIEGLNSNFSIYDADDSRRLLQMIGRDMGLDIKRYSPRLLANAISNLKNELIDPADAVSKLNDDSDELSRTVASVYGEYQRRLRAANALDFDDLIGETVAVLRAFPQIAQHYRRRFRHVLVDEYQDTNHAQYVLVRELVGRGGTEAPASSDDVPPAELCVVGDADQSIYAFRGATIRNIEDFERDYPDATTILLEQNYRSTQNILSAANSVIARNSGRRDKRLWTAEGAGELIVGYVADNEHDEARFVAEEIDALADKGEITYNDVAVFYRTNNSSRSLEEVFIRAGIPYKVVGGVRFYERKEIRDIVAYLRVLDNPGDAVSMRRILNTPRRGIGDRAEACVAVYAENTGASFADALVAAAEGKVPMLNSRAEKAIAGFVELLDELRGRLDDDLGDLVESVLERTGYRRELESSSDPQELARLDNLNELVSVAHEFSTDRANADALDESLHTPEDEDVPDTGVLAEFLERVSLVSDSDEIPEDGAGMVTLMTLHTAKGLEFPVVFVTGWEDGMFPHMRSLDDPTELSEERRLAYVGITRARRRLYLSRAIVRSSWGQPMLNPESRFLREIPQELIDWRRTAPAPSFSAPVSGAGRFGPPRAAPTRSGMSKRPLLVLEPGDRVTHDKYGLGRVEEVSGVGESAMSLIDFGSSGRVKLMHNHAPISKL from the coding sequence ATGAGTGTGCACGCAACAGATACCAAGCCGGCCTCGGAAGCCGATCAACTGCTCGAGGGGCTCAACCCGCAACAGCGCCAGGCGGTGGTGCACGAGGGCTCCCCGCTGCTGATCGTCGCCGGGGCGGGTTCGGGCAAGACCGCTGTGTTGACGCGTCGCATCGCCTACCTGATCGCGGCCCGCGGCGTGGGGGTAGGCCAGGTGCTGGCGATCACCTTCACCAACAAGGCCGCGGCCGAGATGCGGGAGCGGGTGGTGCGGCTGGTCGGTAACCGGGCCCGCGCCATGTGGGTGTCCACCTTTCACTCGACCTGCGTGCGCATCCTGCGCAACCAGGCGTCCCTGATCGAAGGCCTCAACTCCAACTTTTCGATCTACGACGCCGACGATTCGCGGCGGCTGTTGCAGATGATCGGGCGCGACATGGGCCTCGACATCAAGCGCTACTCGCCGCGGCTGTTGGCCAACGCCATCTCCAACCTGAAGAACGAGCTGATCGACCCCGCCGACGCGGTCTCCAAGCTGAACGACGATTCCGACGAGTTGTCGCGCACGGTGGCGAGCGTCTACGGCGAGTATCAGCGCCGGTTGCGGGCGGCGAACGCGCTGGACTTCGACGACCTGATCGGGGAAACCGTGGCGGTGTTGCGGGCTTTCCCGCAGATCGCCCAGCATTACCGGCGGCGGTTCCGGCATGTGCTCGTCGACGAGTACCAGGACACCAACCACGCCCAGTACGTGCTGGTGCGGGAACTGGTGGGCCGCGGCGGCACAGAAGCACCGGCATCGTCCGACGATGTGCCGCCCGCCGAGTTGTGCGTGGTCGGCGACGCCGACCAGTCGATCTATGCATTCCGCGGCGCCACCATCCGCAACATCGAGGACTTCGAACGCGACTACCCCGACGCGACAACCATTCTGCTGGAACAGAATTACCGGTCGACGCAGAACATTTTGTCGGCGGCCAACTCCGTGATCGCCCGCAATTCCGGGCGCCGGGACAAACGCCTGTGGACCGCCGAAGGCGCCGGCGAATTGATCGTCGGCTACGTCGCCGACAACGAGCACGACGAGGCAAGATTCGTCGCCGAGGAGATCGACGCGCTCGCCGACAAGGGCGAGATCACCTACAACGACGTCGCCGTCTTCTATCGCACCAACAACTCGTCGCGGTCGTTGGAAGAGGTCTTCATCCGCGCCGGGATTCCGTACAAAGTCGTTGGGGGAGTGCGGTTTTACGAGCGCAAGGAGATTCGCGACATTGTCGCCTATCTGCGGGTGCTGGACAACCCCGGGGATGCGGTCAGCATGCGGCGCATCCTCAATACCCCGCGACGGGGCATCGGAGATCGCGCCGAGGCCTGCGTGGCGGTGTACGCCGAGAACACCGGGGCCAGCTTCGCCGACGCACTCGTCGCCGCGGCCGAAGGCAAAGTGCCGATGCTGAATTCCCGCGCGGAGAAGGCGATCGCGGGTTTCGTCGAGCTTCTCGACGAGCTGCGCGGCCGCTTGGATGACGATCTCGGGGATCTCGTCGAGTCGGTGCTCGAACGCACTGGGTACCGCAGGGAGCTGGAATCCTCCAGCGATCCCCAGGAACTGGCGCGGTTGGACAACCTCAACGAACTCGTCAGTGTCGCACACGAATTCAGCACCGACCGGGCGAACGCCGACGCGCTGGACGAGTCGCTGCACACGCCCGAAGACGAGGACGTGCCGGATACCGGTGTGCTGGCGGAGTTCTTGGAAAGGGTGTCGCTGGTTTCCGACAGCGACGAAATCCCCGAGGACGGCGCCGGCATGGTCACGCTGATGACCCTGCACACCGCGAAAGGCCTCGAGTTTCCGGTGGTGTTCGTCACCGGGTGGGAGGACGGGATGTTCCCCCACATGCGGTCATTGGACGACCCGACCGAACTGTCCGAGGAGCGGCGGCTGGCCTACGTGGGCATCACCCGGGCCCGCCGGCGGCTGTACCTGAGCAGGGCCATCGTCCGCTCCTCCTGGGGGCAGCCCATGCTCAACCCGGAATCCCGTTTCTTGCGGGAGATTCCGCAAGAACTGATCGATTGGCGCCGCACCGCGCCGGCGCCGTCGTTCAGCGCGCCGGTGAGCGGCGCCGGACGATTCGGCCCGCCGCGCGCGGCGCCCACTCGTTCCGGGATGAGCAAACGACCGCTGCTGGTGCTCGAACCCGGCGACCGGGTGACCCACGACAAGTACGGCCTGGGACGGGTCGAAGAAGTTTCCGGCGTCGGCGAATCGGCGATGTCGCTGATCGACTTCGGCAGCTCGGGACGGGTCAAGCTGATGCACAACCACGCCCCGATCAGCAAGCTCTAA